The Halobacterium hubeiense genome contains the following window.
GCAGCGTACGCGACGTTCGCGGACTACGCGGAGCCCAATACTTAACCTCCGTCCGTCCCCTACAGTCGGTTCATGCGCGAGCGGCTCTCCACCGGCGTGGACGTCCTCGACCGGGAACTCGGGGGCGGCGTGCCGGCCGGAACGGTCGTGGCCTACGAGGCCCCGCCCGCCAGTCAGGGAGAGCTACTGCTGTACGAACTCACGCGCCCGCGGCCCACGCTGTACCTCACCACGAACCGCACCGAACAGGCCGTCAAGGACGCCTTCGAGGCGACGGACGCACCCACCGGCGACCCCGAAGTAGGGTACATCCCGGGCGCGGACGCCATCGAGAACGCGCGCCGCGCGTTCCGCAGCGTCCCCCCGGAGTCGACGGTCATCATCGACCCCGCGGACGCCCTCGAACGCGCGGACCGCGGCCGCTACGAGAACTTCGTCAACGAACTCGGCAACCACATGCGAAACGTCGGCGGCATCGCGGTCCTGCACTGCCTGGACACCGACCACGACCCCGAACTGCGCGGCACCACCGAGCACATGGCCGACGTCGTGTTCAAGCTCCGCGTCGAGGAGAACAACGACGAGGTCGAGACGCGGCTCACCGTCCCGAAGTTCCGCGGCGGCAACGCACTGGACTCCTCGATCAAGCTCAACCTCGGCGAGCGCGTGCAGGTGGACACCAGCCGCGACATCGCGTAGACGGACCCCGAGCTACGGGTCGTACTGTTCTGCGATAAAATAGGCCGAGCGGCCGGGTTCGAGCGTTACGCGTCTTCGTCGACGTCGAGCTCCTCGACGATTTCGTCGGCGTCCACGTCGGCGTCTTCGAGGGCTTCCTCGACGTCACCGAGGCCTTCGCCGCCGCCCATGCCGCCCATGCCGCCCATCATGCCGGGCATGCCAGCGGGCTGGCCGTCGATGATTTCCTGGACGATGACGCGGTCGATGTCCAGCATGTCGATGATCTGGTTGAGAATCTGGTCTTTGCCCATCATCCACTGCTGGTTGAACTGGAGCTGCGGGGACTGCTCGATGTAGAGGGTCTCCTTCTCGACGGTCTCGGTCGTGGTCTCGGTCTCGCCGTCGTCGGTCTCCTCGGTGACCTCCTCCTCGACCTCGTCCGTTTCGAGGTGCATGTCGAGCTCGGCGTCGAAGTACATCTGGAGCAGGCCGCGGGCCTTCTCGACGGTGTCCTCGACCTGGTCAAGAATCTCGTACTCGTACTCGACGTCCTCGCCGGCGAGCGGGTGGTTGAAGTCCACGCGGGCGCGGCCGCCGATGACGGCTTCGACGTGGCCGTGCTCGCCGTCGATGTCGACGTGCGCGCCGGGGTAGCGCTCGTCCTCGGGAATCTTGTTCGCGGAGACCGTGCGGACCTCCTCGTCGTCGTACTCGCCGAACGCCTGCTCGACGACGACTTCGCCGGTGTCACCGACGTCCTTGCCGACGAGGTCGTCTTCGACGTCCTCGAAGATGTGACCCTCGCCGATGACGATGGTGCGCGGGGAGAACTCCTGCTCTTCGGTGTCGACGCCTTCCTCCTCGGCGACCTCCTCGTCGGTGGTGTCGACGAGTTCGCCGCTGTCGACCGTGTAGGCGGTGTAGGAGAGCTGCACGAAGTCGCCCTCCTGGAGTCCGCCCTGTTCTGTCTCGGATTCGTCGGCCGTCTCGGCCTCAGTTTCGTCGCTCATACCACTACGCACTCCCGTTCCACCCTTAAGAATCACGTTTCTCTGGTATTAATCGAATCGGAAGACTACTTCAGCGTCGGACTGCAAGGAACATTATGGGGGAGAGACAAGTCAGTATACAAGAATGGGCAGAGGTGTTCAACAGGGACAACACCGACGTCACCACCAGAGAGTACAAGTCCTGGATAAAGCGCTTCGACGAGTGGATTGACCAGGAGCCGGACCTGTCCAGCCTCAGGGACTTCGACGCCGTTCTCCGCGACCCGGACGCAATCGCCGAACTCAAGAAAAATGCGGGCAGATTCACCGCTTGGAGCACCGCGCGGCCCCCAGATGACGGCTACTCATACAGCGCGCGCGTCAAAGCACTCTCCGCCGCGAAGTCCTGGCTCGCGTTCGCCCACGACGTCAGCTTCAACGGCGGCCCCGGCGACCTCGTCAACAACATCGCCAAGGGCGACTACAACGCCTTCGACCCCGAGATAGCCACACCGGAGCAGGTCGCCGACGTCCTGGACGACACCGCCGACTGCAACGCCGACTCCTGCCACGCGATGGCCCGCCTCTCCTACGACGCCATCCTCCGCGTCTCCGAGGTCGTCCGCATCGAGTGGGACGACGTCGACCTCGAGCGCGGCACCGTGTACGTGCGCGCCGCCAAGGGGAGCCAGAACCGGCACGTCGGCCTCTCCGACCGCACGCTCGACGTGCTCGAGGACTACCGCGGCCTAGTCCGTGAGCGGTTCGACGACCCGGAGTGGCTGTTCTACGGCTTCTACCAGCACAACTGGAACAGGCCCTGGAAGGCGCACGCGTACTCCTCGCACTTCCAGCGCAACCACTGGGATGCCGGCCACCACTCCTTCGCGCGCCACTCCGCCATCACCAACCGGCTGCGGAACGGCGAGAGCCTCACCGACGTCAGCCAGCGAGCCAGGCACTCCTCGCTGAAGATGACGCAGAAGTACAACCAGTTCGCGCGCAACGGAGACACGGTCCCGCCGGAACTCCGATAGCCCCGCGGCCTGATTTCGATGACGGCTTGAGCTATTCCCCCGTGTAGTCCCAGTATCTCTGGCTTGGACTCTTCCCGCGCAAGACCATAATGGCGTATACAACCCATAGAGCGGTGAGTGCCGCGAGGCCGTATGGGAAGTAGCTGAGCGCGTTCAAGAGCGAGAGGGACCCGTAGAGTACGAGAACGCCATAGAAGTAGCCGAATACGCGCGGCCACCAAACCTCAACCGTGGTGTGCTTGATGTACGCGTGCGGTTCCTGCCCCTCCTTCAGCCGCGTCCATTCCATATTGAACGGGTCGAACGGAAGCTCCTCCGCCATCTCCCACATGACGCGGTACTTCCCGCTGTTCAGCTGTTTGTAGGAGAGAATGTGGAAGGACCACAGCACACAGAACGGCAGCCCCACGGCCCCGATAATGAGTATCCCTACGTCCGAGAAATACCCCAGCTTTGCCCCAATTCCTGCGATTCCGAGGAGTGCGATGAGGAGGCGGAGATAGAACCGATTGTTTCTGAGGCGGCGGTTACTAACGTTGAGCGTGGTCTGTCCGTAGAATTTCCACTGTTCCAGCGCGGCGTCCGAGTCAACACCCCCGTCATCCGTCGGGTCGTCGGATTTCTCCCCACCGCCACTCATGGCGCAAGGTCGCGGACGCCTTCGACCACCGAGTCGGTGTTCCAGCCAACCATCTCATCGGCATGCTGCTCGACGTAGTTCGAGGTCCGGTCGTTTCCCCACGGTTTCACACCGAGAATCGGCTTCCCTTCTTCCTCAGCGATGCGCACCTCCTTCCCAATCCAGTCGCTGTAAGTAGAGTACATCCCGGCCAGGACGATGACCACTGACGCGGACTTGATTTGCTTCTCCCGGAGGACCTTCTCGAGCTCTTCGTCGGTGTCCGTATCGAACTTTTCCTCCTTCGGGACGCTGTAGTCCCGGAAGTCAAGCTCGTCGGATTCCTCAAGGAGGCGTACCAACCGCGCGTGCTCTTGGTCATAGTCCCAGGAGTGTGAGATGAAGAGTGCGTACTCCTGCCGGTCTTCGGACGACACCGCACCGCCTCCGCCACCACCCCAGGGCTTCCTGCTGCCTGACTCGGGTCGGCTACCGCTTCCATCTGCGCTCTTCGGAATGTGTCTGTTACCCATTTTCGGTCACCTTTGTCGTGCTGAATGAATTGAGAAGCGCCTGACCGCTGCCGAGCTTTTCTTCGGTCCCGGCCTTCCACTCTGCGTGAGCCTTTGGCTCGTGTACGTCGTCCTCAAGGCCGCTCTGCTTCCTCCATCGACCACCTGCGGCTGCGACAACCTCCGGTGGTGCTCTCTTCAGGAACCGAACGGACTGCTGGCCGATGATGAGAATCCCCGATGGCTTCAGCTCAGTTACCAGCGTCTCGACGTCCGAGATTGGCTGGTGGACCCGTCCCTCGTATCCCGACGCGTAGAACACGACGAAGTCCTCTCCAAGCCGCTCCATCGTGGGGCGGCATAGCCTGAAATGCCACGGCAACCAGCCCTTGGCTTGTACGAAGACGTGCGTGCGGTGGTTCTGGAGGCGTTCCGCGAACCACTCCGTCCCCATCATGCTGTCACGTATTGCCCGCAGCTGCTCCAACGGGGACATCGAGGGTTCGTACACCGAGTATTCCGTTGGGATGTGGAAGTCCGGGCCGAACCGACGGACGATGTCCAGTTCCTCGCGCCAGTCTAGCTTCCGGAGAGTATCGTCGTGAACTGTCGTGGTCGTGATTACAGTCTGGTCCTCTCTGAAGTACGTCCGGGCGGTCTCGTCGTGGATGTCCGCCAGCTTCCGCGCGGAGTCGATAGACAGCATGACCGTCTCTATAGAGGGGTCTGCCAGCACCGCACTCCGCTCAACAGAGTTGGGGACCTTCACGCGATTAACCACTCCCGACACCGGGTAATCATCCCGGAGACGGGAGTCGTCCTCGGACGACGGTTCGTCTGGGTCTTTAGATGTATCTCCTGTTGGGTCTCGAAAACTCATCCAGGTCCTCCGGTCTCCGCTTGGTTTTCATGGGAGACAGTTAGATATCAACCTGCAGAAAGTTAAGCGTTCCCACGGCACAAAGTGTCAAAGGTGGTAGCCGTGCCTTACTGGTCAACGATTTATATACTGCCGCGAAAACCCTCGGAGGAGTGCCGTCGTCTATTTCGAGGTGGTCTCTCGCGTCTCCGGCACTTCGTGCCGCTGCTCCAGGAGCTTCTTGACGCGCTGGGCCTTCCAACCGCTGAACGTCAGGTGGCGCGCGATGAGATCGTGGTCGAAGTACCGCTTGTTCTTCGAAGCGTGCTTGCGAATAAATGTCTCTATCCTAATATAACAGGAACGGCGTCGCGGGTCGCGCGGTCAGCGGTGCTCGGCTAATGTGACGAGGGCGTCGGCGTCCACGGATAGCCATGCGGTGAGCCGCCGGTCGCCGTTGACGTCCGGCGGGGAGAGCGTGCAGCGGTCCGGCGTGTTCTGGTAACGGACGACGGTCGCCTCCAGCGGCGTCGTGTCGGCGTCGTCGCGCGACTGGGGGGCGCCACGGGTGGTGTCGGTGGACATCGTGACTCGGGTCGGACTTCGAGAGACCGCGGGATAACGCCTGCTAAGAACCCCACGTAGCACTATTGAGCACTCTGAAACGCCGTGTTTTTCCGGGGTCGCCGCGAGCAGTCGTGCATGTACGAAGTGGAGGTGAAGGTGCCGGCGGACCACGACGCGGTCCGCGCGGCGCTCGCCGACGTCGACGCCGAACGCATCGGGACGGTGGCACAGGCGGACACGTACTTCGACGCGCCGCACCGCGACTTCGCGGAGACCGACGAGGCGCTGCGAGTGCGGCGCGTCGCGACCGCGGCCGCGTCCTTCGAGCGCGATGCAATCGAGGGCGGGCTCACAGACGCCATCGACGCCGTACTGGACGGCGAGTACCGCGCCGAGGGCGAGTCCCGCGTGACGTACAAGGGGCCGCTGCTGGAGGCCGAGTCGAAGTCCCGCGAGGAGTTCGAGACCGGCGTGGAAAGCGGCGCGGAGATGCGCGAGATTCTCTCGCGGCTCGGGTTCGACCCGGCGGCGACGGTGCGCAAGCTCCGCGAGACCCACCACGTCGAGGCGTTCGAAGTACTGTTGGACGCCGTCGAGGGCGTCGGCGAGTACGTCGAGGTCGAGACCGAGGTCGAGTCCGACAGCGAGGTCGAAGCCGCCCGGGAGGACGCCTACGACCTCCTGGGGCGGCTCGGGCTCGACCCCGACGACCAGATTCGGACGTCGTACCTCGGCCTCAAGCTCGCTGACGCCTGACGAGTATATGCGCGGTAGACATATTCGCGCTCGCCGTGCTTTTCGCAAGTTATAGAAGCGGAGACGGGCAACACTTGCGCAATGACCGAGCGGAACATCCAAGTGCAGTCTCTCGACCGCGGCGCGGTCGAGGACGAGGACGTCGAAATCGTCGAACGAAAGGGGCTCGGCCACCCCGACTCTATCTGCGACGGCATCGCCGAACACGTCTGCGAGCGCCTCGCCCGCGAGTACATCGACCGCGTCGGCGAAGTGCTGCACTTCAACACCGACGAGACCCAGCTCGTCGCCGGCACCGCCGCGCCCGCGTTCGGCGGCGGCGAAGTCGTCGATCCCATCTACATTCTCGTGGTCGGCCG
Protein-coding sequences here:
- a CDS encoding RAD55 family ATPase, which translates into the protein MRERLSTGVDVLDRELGGGVPAGTVVAYEAPPASQGELLLYELTRPRPTLYLTTNRTEQAVKDAFEATDAPTGDPEVGYIPGADAIENARRAFRSVPPESTVIIDPADALERADRGRYENFVNELGNHMRNVGGIAVLHCLDTDHDPELRGTTEHMADVVFKLRVEENNDEVETRLTVPKFRGGNALDSSIKLNLGERVQVDTSRDIA
- a CDS encoding DUF7511 domain-containing protein, coding for MSTDTTRGAPQSRDDADTTPLEATVVRYQNTPDRCTLSPPDVNGDRRLTAWLSVDADALVTLAEHR
- a CDS encoding TIR domain-containing protein, whose protein sequence is MSSEDRQEYALFISHSWDYDQEHARLVRLLEESDELDFRDYSVPKEEKFDTDTDEELEKVLREKQIKSASVVIVLAGMYSTYSDWIGKEVRIAEEEGKPILGVKPWGNDRTSNYVEQHADEMVGWNTDSVVEGVRDLAP
- a CDS encoding RipA family octameric membrane protein yields the protein MSGGGEKSDDPTDDGGVDSDAALEQWKFYGQTTLNVSNRRLRNNRFYLRLLIALLGIAGIGAKLGYFSDVGILIIGAVGLPFCVLWSFHILSYKQLNSGKYRVMWEMAEELPFDPFNMEWTRLKEGQEPHAYIKHTTVEVWWPRVFGYFYGVLVLYGSLSLLNALSYFPYGLAALTALWVVYAIMVLRGKSPSQRYWDYTGE
- the cyaB gene encoding class IV adenylate cyclase, with translation MYEVEVKVPADHDAVRAALADVDAERIGTVAQADTYFDAPHRDFAETDEALRVRRVATAAASFERDAIEGGLTDAIDAVLDGEYRAEGESRVTYKGPLLEAESKSREEFETGVESGAEMREILSRLGFDPAATVRKLRETHHVEAFEVLLDAVEGVGEYVEVETEVESDSEVEAAREDAYDLLGRLGLDPDDQIRTSYLGLKLADA
- a CDS encoding FKBP-type peptidyl-prolyl cis-trans isomerase; the encoded protein is MSDETEAETADESETEQGGLQEGDFVQLSYTAYTVDSGELVDTTDEEVAEEEGVDTEEQEFSPRTIVIGEGHIFEDVEDDLVGKDVGDTGEVVVEQAFGEYDDEEVRTVSANKIPEDERYPGAHVDIDGEHGHVEAVIGGRARVDFNHPLAGEDVEYEYEILDQVEDTVEKARGLLQMYFDAELDMHLETDEVEEEVTEETDDGETETTTETVEKETLYIEQSPQLQFNQQWMMGKDQILNQIIDMLDIDRVIVQEIIDGQPAGMPGMMGGMGGMGGGEGLGDVEEALEDADVDADEIVEELDVDEDA
- a CDS encoding tyrosine-type recombinase/integrase, encoding MFNRDNTDVTTREYKSWIKRFDEWIDQEPDLSSLRDFDAVLRDPDAIAELKKNAGRFTAWSTARPPDDGYSYSARVKALSAAKSWLAFAHDVSFNGGPGDLVNNIAKGDYNAFDPEIATPEQVADVLDDTADCNADSCHAMARLSYDAILRVSEVVRIEWDDVDLERGTVYVRAAKGSQNRHVGLSDRTLDVLEDYRGLVRERFDDPEWLFYGFYQHNWNRPWKAHAYSSHFQRNHWDAGHHSFARHSAITNRLRNGESLTDVSQRARHSSLKMTQKYNQFARNGDTVPPELR